Genomic DNA from Elgaria multicarinata webbii isolate HBS135686 ecotype San Diego chromosome 2, rElgMul1.1.pri, whole genome shotgun sequence:
TTCTTCAATCTGGATCTGTAATGGGTCTTTGAGGAGGAGCTGTCACCCCTAGACATACCTGTCCTCTGAGTTTATCCCTGAGgaacctctctctcacacacaccctttacatTGTCATAATGGGCTATGAAGAATTAAGAAATGACAGAAGCTATGGGGCCACCTAGAGCTCTGATCTAGCTGTTCTGGATACTGCTTCAATACACAAAGAAAATGTGCTAACCAGCAGCCTTAGTGATTTGGCTTTTATCATCCCCTGTAGCCTCCTAAGCAGCAGCCACTTCTTTGAAACTATTGGAATTTAAATGTGCTGTTAAAGTGGCTTCTCTTGTTGGAGATGGACAGCTACTTGTGTtcattaaagctgcagatgcctgCCCCCATTATGTATTTCAGAAGCTTTTAGCCCTGATGAAGTGTGAAACAGCTGGGCTGGTGCAGAGGCTCGAGACAGACAAAGTAATGGCCTCTCCAACTCCTGTGTCTACGAGACTGAATACAATTGGTCCTAGACCTTTTTAATAATTTGAAGATGGTGTAatttgttcatggttaataaaaCAGTCTTATGAGTGTGCCCTGTAATGTTTTCCATTACCAGCCTTCTATTCAGTTTTAACTATTCACAGACCTCTTATACGTACTTCTTTTCTCTTCAAAGCTTCTAGTCTGCACACTCAGCATGTTTCCAGATAATGAGCTTTAATAGGCAAAAGTGGTTTTGATGAACTCGCTCTACCTAGTGCCATTAGAATACATGGGTCTTGCTAAGGAAACCAGAGACAAAGGGGAGCTGCATGAGTTGGAGTTAATTCAGCTTGCCCACCCTCTGCTTTGTCGTAAAACAGAGCAAACAGTACGATACATTTCCCCGTGTCAAACCTGGCTCTTCACAGAGAAATGCTCCACCTGCATTACCAGGAAATGTAATTCAGTCGCTTCATCTGCGATGTATAAACATTTGCTGAGAATTATTAGAGCAGAACTAAAAGGCCATACGTTTCTCTGAAACTGTAAATTGAGTATCGAGACAAAATGCTGCCGGAGCGCTTATTTCCATCTCCTGCTACATATAGTGTGCTATATCCAATTGCCACCATCCAGTGAGAGCAACTCACAAACAACACGTATGAACCTTCCCTCCTGGGAGCTGCTAAAGGATGGTATGAATAGGGGAGGGCTGCATTTTGCACCTTGGGGATACAAGCAATGCACCACCTGCTCTCTGTCCCGGCCACCGGCACTGGGAACACAACAGTACCAGGCGCCAGTTCTAAGAATGCAGTTATTTTGTATAGATTTAGTGCAAATGGCGGAATGCGTATCGTTTCGTGCAATATGATTTTGTTAGTCACTTTGACCATGTGAATGGAAACGCAGGGTTTCATGATAGTAGCTAAATTctgtattacatttgtatcccgcacTTCCTTTAAGGAGCTCGACCAGAATACATGGGATTCCCCCGCTACGCACACACATGGgggtgctggtgtgtgtgtgtgtgtgtgtgtgtaggtaggtaggtaggtaggtagaatTCATGCAACACTGCTTGTCATCTCATTCTGTCGAGCTGGTCACTGCAAAGGATATCTGGTTAAAGGCATGAGCAAATGCATGAGTTATTCTTGTTGCAAAACAGTATGTGAAAACTAATTATATTTCTTGAGTTTCAGTAGTTcaacagaattatgcatggtgttctGTTGATTAAGGTAGACCTGTTTCCTGATGTGGTTGCCAACCTGGGGTgatttgattattattatcacctctcatttctcgctcatggcagtttttctagacgaacgtgatgggctttgccaagtcctgctgtcttttacttattcagaaatttcctgactatttcactttttaaagtatgactgctttctggatgttagtgtggatgtattggtaggcccagtttctgaaggttttctgtaaaaataaattgctgtgactaacagaattattgtaagtctgttgttgttgttgttgttgttatgccttattttctaaaaagctatcagggcttttaaaacaatggaaataagaattttaaaaacattagaGCAATAGAACCTTAAAacaactacataatttaaaagtctATATTAAAAAGGTGTGTCTTCATACCTTTTCTAAAAGCCTAAAGAATGGGGGCTCCTGAGAGAGCACATTCCACAGTGAGAGCAATACAGAAGAGAGATCTTTCACACATGTCTGACAAACAGGACTTTGCAGGTAATGGTGCCCTCAATTGGtgccattttgcaccaattgaagtttctggatactcttcaagggtagccccatgtggagcacattgcaatagtctaaacaTGATATAACCAAAGCATGGGTAACTTGTTGTCAAGTCAGACAACAAGTCTGGTTCTCATAATATGGCAGcacatcatgggttaatttaccttgAGGAGCTGTGACACATccagccaccattatgaatatgcaatcccCAGACAAGGGTTTTCGTATTATGTGATCCCAGCcaagggtttgggttttttttggttttggttttgtttgtttttttaaatcatttaatacttcaaacaatacatcaatacaaaataaacaatactacataatacacaataatataaaataaacatttgataaacatatattctaacttaattctcttaacataatcatacttaacataaaagtgctccccccaaccacgggatcttattcatgtttccaaaatctcattgcttcctctggaggtattttccctctccccttcaataatacaaattctagaaactgtttccatattccctcaaaatcattcatttttatcattcctcttctaacttttatattacatgttaatttatcgttaatagcaatatcccatatttctttataccaatcttctatatgataatccccttgaaccttccagttcctagatatcattaatcttgctgctgttagcaaattcgttatcaattcttttgtctctttattacaattcaattctccatataatgataacaatgccactataggtgtctcttcaatcggCCAAGGGTTATTTGAAAGCTAAACGACTCTCATATAAACCTACAACAGACCGTAGGGTATACAATGGTTGtttagccctcaaataaccctgtCAGCCAGGTTGTCACAATATGACAATCTCCAATCAGGGGTTGCTTATTCACAATGGCAGGTGGCATGCACTGCAGCTCCTCAAGGGTAAATTAACCCAAAATGGGCTGTAAtgttgcgcaaattgggccaAGTGTAATTGTGCAAAAGTATGTCTAGCCACCATTACCACCTGAGCATCATGGGACAGCATAGGATAGAGGTACActcccaagctgtgaacctgatctttcaggggcAGCAGAACTCCTTCCAGGATTTCTACTAACCAACAatatgtccatgctggctggcctAGCCTCCGTCTGTTCAACCTCCTCCAACCTATTATCAAAACCCAGGCAACATTCAAAGGTTTCGACTGCTTCTTTGAGGTCAGGTGACAAACGTCAATGGAGCTGAGTGTCATTAGCATATTGGTGGCACCTTACTCATGGGTGCTGCAAATTATCTGTCCCAgtagtttcatgtaaatgttaataaAGATTTGTGAATTCGCTCCCACACTTCAGCACTTATTTGTCATAGTGCAATTGCACAGCCATTTGAATTGttgttccatttcttttttcctcttttaaatCCACATGGGTCTATAAGCAGaggcaacaatagcagcaactgaGTTCTGCTGAGATGAGTGGATGTCCCACATCGATATTTCTTTACTTAAAAATTATTTCAAGTTAAAGGAGATAATGTCAGGATCAGAAAATGTGTTCTTCTTTAGGAAACCTTCAACATGGTCTATACCGGGAAAGACATTTTTATGAATAGTGCCACAGGACATTTGTGACACTTACTTAGCATTTCTTCAAAGAGACCCAACAGAGCAAAGTATGATTTATGTTCCCAAATCATGTTCCCCAACCCCCgctcgctttctttctttctttctttctttctttcatagccAGCAAGGCAGGCATTATTTAAATACAGATGtttgaatttaaaaaatgaaatacatttaaaatctaCTACCTTTCCTGACTTGGGAATTTTTGAAGCTGCCATGGAATGCGCAACTTGCATTTAGCCAAGTAGGGAGCTGGAGctctgaaattttaaaacagagcGGAGAGGCTAGATTTTGGCTTTAGGATATTTGGGCAAAGAGCTTCTTCTTGTTGAATCCCAAGAAACCATTTTCAATCTTCACAAAGCTATTGAAATGTCTGAATTTCTCTTTGTTACCAGCTGATATCCTAATGATCTGTATCATAGAGCCAGTTGCTTACCAGAATCTAAAGGGCTTTAACAAAAGAAATTGGTAGCCCAGGGCTTTTACTGCCTTCATACAGTgtagtgcaaaaaaaaaagggggggggtgtaTGAATGGATTTAATCCTTCATAATTATTTTACTTCTCTCCATCCCTTTggttttgctaaaaaaaaaaaaatactttttttttctttaaaaaatgcaatggAACAGTTTGTTTGCCATGGGGAAGATGACAGAACTGGGACTGCATGGTCAAAACCAGTGACTAACAGAATTGTAAACGGTTATTCTCCTGATTGTGtttagcagccttctccaacgtgaTGCCCTCCACAAGTgttaaactgcaactcccatcatccaacaTTCTATCTGGGGATGATGTTggttaccaggttgggaaaggctggcttacAGCAAGGAAGATTTATGTAGACTGAGAAACCATACCAAAAGTAGGTAGGGTTGGTGGGCTGTTGATTGTTGCGGATATATTTATGCTGGATTAGGATTGCACTGGGATTCAGACAAAACAAATTCTGTCCTAAACCTTACCATATGGCAACTGGATGAGGTTTTTCCCACTCAACTGTTTACTGAAAGCTAAATTATATGTGCTGCTGCAaggctaaaaaaaaagatattcctGTCTTTCCTGTTGAGTTTTCTTTCCCTCCACAGTCATTGAGCACATCTGTTCAAAGCAAAAATGTCTGAGGCAGGCAATAGGAAATGTACAATTTCAGTCAGCTGgtctccattttgtgtgtgtatgttcttgaTAAACTCATTTTCTACACTTCCTAAAGGAGGAGTGAAAACTCACCGGGAAGCCAGCCAGGCAGCGGTCTATTAGCAAGAATACATCTTGGGAAAAGGAGTGCAGCCACTCTTCCGCCAAGACTAATCTtacctttccccttccctctcccttgcAGAAGCTGACAGCAGCCAGAATTATGTGACCACAGAGCCTCAGCTGATCTTCTATCCCAGCATTACCTATGCAATTATTGGCAGCTCAGCCATTTTTGTGCTGGTAGTGGCCCTCCTCGCCCTTGTCTTGCACCACCAGCGGAAACGCAACAACCTCATGACTCTCCCGGTACATCGATTGCAGCACCCCGTCCTCCTCTCCCGGCTGGTTGTCCTCGATCATCCACATCAGTGCAGTGTCACCTACAACGTCAACAATGGGGTCCAGTACATGTCCAACCAGGCCTACCACAGGCCACCAGATTTAGATTCCCCACCATCTTATTCGGAAGCTGTGCTAGACCAAAGGTATGTTCAGCATGCATGTAGCCTGGCACTGAATCAACATAAAATGGCTGACGCTTCTAAACTCTTTGGCATTGTCATTTCTGGGCATACTGCTATTCTGGCACACACTTTTCTTTCATAGTATTCAGTGATGTGAGTGTTTTCCCATAAACATTCCCATGCCATTCTTATTCCATTTATACTGATGTTTGTGTTTAGGTGCCTCACCCAGTGCTGTAATTTTCTGTTATTTGGACCCTAACTAGCTGATACTACTGAGTCCTGGAATGCCTACTATATTAAGAATAGCTTCAAATGGtcatttcctttgaaatgtcACTTGTGGCAGTTTGGAATCTGAAGTTTGAAAAATTGTCTTTTCTCTATTGAAATACAATGTAAATACAGGgggtatacatatatatatatatatatatatatatatatatatatatatatattgattgatTGTAAAGCTTACTATTTAACCCTTGGAGTTACTTTAGTTTAAAGGTTATTCTAAGTGATTCCCCTCGCTTTTGTGTTATGCTCCAGGTAGCCTTGGTCCAGCCCCACTAATGTGATATTCTATCCCCACATAATAAGGAGGAAAGTGAGTCTTATTGTAAAGGGTTAGGGTTTGctgctagttttttttaaaaataatcaagaCAGATGTGTGCACTACTGTGGGAATACAAGAGTGCAGAGCCTTTGAAAAACTAAATAAAGTCTAAAAAACACAAACTCTGCAAAATGGGCCAGTATGATTGCCAGGGATTGGAGAGAGGACAGCCTCCACCTGGCCTGGCATCAGAAGTAGgtgtggttgggcacctgcaaagGCCTTAACACCCCAGCAGTGCCCCACTGACAAGACACACACAGCCGGACatgctcttcaccatggcaacctgcttgttcacctgcctcttgctctagcccagacaatggcagtggtgagaagaaggaacagtttatttatttatttattgcatttatatcccacctttttgcctccaagaaacccaaggcggcgaacataatcctcttcctctccattttatcctctgtgaggtaggttgggctgagagtctgtgactggcccaaagtcacccagtggatttccatggctgagtggggactagaacccagatctcccgactcccagtccaacaccttagccactacaccacacagtagatgccacggcctcctgaCTCACTAggtctacctgtcaagcaagcaagtggtagccatgatgagaaagaagagtgGCAAGAGCAGCTGATGTCAATGGTGGTGAGTAAGCAAGCTCACTGAGGGAGAaggcccattgagggtatcttgcacaaagccccccccctcaaaaaatctGGAGCTACCACTGGCCtccttcatagaatcctagaatagtagagttggaaggggcctacaaggccattgagtccaatcccctgctcaatgcaggaatccaacttaaagcatccctgacagatggttgtccagctgcctcttgaaggcctccagtgtggttTTTACTTGCTGTTCACCCCTTTTCCTTCAAGGGCTGCACAACTACTTCTGCACTCAAATCGTACACCATGGAAATGCTCAACCTCTGaagaataaataattaaaaacaaagttaaacTTTTAAAAGATCACACACAAGCAAGGGGGAAGAGAGTTGTTACTCACCATTAACGGCTTCACTAAGTGCCCATGAGATTTCTGCAACCTTGTTCTTCAGAGCACTTATAGTCACAATTCCCACTTGTGGGAGGAGAAATGGTATTTCCCAGCAACAAAATACTTAACTTTGCACACTAGAAAAAATGCAGCATCCATACAACAGAAGTGTCACCTTGAGAAAAGACATCTGGATCCCTtgcaaaaaatgagaaaaaaagctCATTGattgtacccccccccccccacaaaaaaaaatgttttgaaaaagatTTAGCCTGGAGGATTCTTTGTTCATATTTAATTGTGGCAGCTAATGGTCAATTAGAGACTTCATGTATTAATTCTGAAATTTAGCTTAGTTTCCCAGACTTTAAAATGAAGCTCTTGAAAACTGATGGCATGTCTGCTTCATCGTCAGACACCGATCCAATAAAAGTTTATTTGCGCACAGTCTGTTGTGGGAGCTACTCAACTACAACTGTGCTTTTTAGAAACGGAGCCAGTTGACTCGTATCTTGGCTTTGCTACTAAGACCAGCATTGGTTTCAGTGTGATTGTGGTGATGGGTGGCAGCAGGCAACAGCTTTCATAATGTTGATAGGTTTCCAGTATGCCTTGGACTCAGTCCAGCAGTCCAGTTCTTCATCATTGCTGTCCTGGGGCTAGGAAGAATGACCAGCATTTCACAGAAAGAAATGTTCTTTATCCCAATATTCGCTTGAGCAAAATGTACAATTAATTTAACATTttcatattgggggggggggggagggcatcaAGATCTTAAACATGTCTTGCTCCATAAATGCCAAATGTATTATTTCAGCTTGGGTGCTTACAAATGTACCTTTAAATGGGagtcaccaatttatttatttctgtgacACACTGAGCCTCATACACATATTTTTACAATGCATTTGACAAATGGTACTTATGAGCAATTTGAATACTGGTTCAGTTATTCAGTTGTGTACCTCTCCCTCTGCTTCAGGCATGTCATCCTacattcaaaaatatatttttgtaagCAGTGCATGAAATACATTAAATGAAACATCAATTTGTCATTTTActctaaaacaataaaattaaatttgAAAGACTTGCAAAATCAAGGTCATAGGTGCCAACCAATCATTGCTGTGCACTGCCAGAAACAGTTTTCCAGGAGCTCAGTCCTGGACAAAAAGTTATTAATTTATATGTGAAACAACAAATTTACTTCCCCAGTGGCTTGACCACAGTCATGTACATACAGTCATGTACTGTATGGTTTTATGCAACCTTACTCCAGTACAGTATCTTTATAACTTGGTAAATAAAATTCAGGTACTCCATGTTTTCTTCATGCATCTAGTCACATGCCATTTCATTTATACCTTGCAGCAGACCCCCATGGTTTGATCTTCCTCCACCTCCTTATTCCTCAGAAACAGAATCCCAGAGTCATATAGACCTCCCTCCTTATCGATCTCGGACTGGGAGTGTGGTGAGCACAGATGCCGCAGTGGCAAGAAGTCCAGGAACTGTGGATAGTAGTCGAACAAGAAGCGCCATTGGCAGTATGGACTGTCACAGTACGCTACATGAAATTATAGCGGAGCAAAGTGACTCTCTCATGAATTCAGTTTCTGCCAGGGAAGTGTAGATGGTTATTTATGAGGTTCTTCTGGATGTCTGCTTGGGCTTGGACCAGACTTAAGAAGTTCAGAGTTACCTGAGCTCCTTCTCCATGCTGACTGCAGTGCAATGGGGAGCTTGCCCAGTGTGCGCCCTGTTGAAATGACCTACAGCTGTGCAAACACCCATTCAACGTTCATTTCAAGGGAATgtcaagaagaagaagctgccgcCAATGGCCTTAGCCATGCTAGACTTTGAATGTTGTGTTCTGAGTTCATGGGAACAGTCCTgacatttcagttcagtttcacCTTGACTCTTTCTATAGCATGTTATGCGTTCAAGGTATTTTAGGGGTATTTACTATGTGCATGTGTCAGAATATAATATATACACATGTGCCTAGATATACACCTGTATTTGAAAATAtctgtgttattttttaaaaaatgtgtatttatgaCTGTATGTATATAATATACTAGTAAATGAAGATTGTATTATACAAGTGTTGATTGGTGTGACAAAACCGAAATTAGATAtggcagattaacagccttgtgtagaaatgctcgcACAAAATCCCAGTCTGAAGAGGCAGTGAAACTTCTACAACACGTTATCCTTTCCTACAAaccggcctggttcagacaacacactaaaccatgcagcatggtttagcgtgttgtctgaaccaggccacagctTGTCTTGCTTTCTGCTTGCATCCCAGATTCTGTTATGAAGTAAACTTTTATGTTCATGTTTTTGATGACTAGGGATTAAAAACATCCTGTTTTGAAGTTCATTTGATGATTTTGAGGTACTTGATTTCAACCTCCCTCTCCATGGTTAAAACTTTCTAAACTTCACTTTCAGACTTTTGTAGTAATGAGTGCCTCTCGAGCTGTGACTAATTTCAGCTTCCTACCTAGTGTGCAAGTAGCTTTAACCATTTGGTGGTGTATTTTGAGCCCGCTGTTTAATACAGGAAGATATACAGATGTCCTTTCTCTCAAACTATTCTAGTCatcaaagtattttggggtacACAAgtgccaaaatccagttttctgGGTGCTTAAAAATGCTTTAATTAGTGGGGCTATGCTTGCATTTTCCCATTTAAGGGAGATGGATAGAAATGCCCCATTTTCATATTTTGCTGGTGATCTGCAGTGCCTTGGACTACATAGGTAGCAAATTTCAGAGCCGTAGCTCatcaagaaaatgaaaatgagagaaactttttcaaaaaaataaatctcTTTATTCTTTGTTGTGTTTGCTGGATGAGATTATGGTAGATTCACATGTtacacaaaacactcatttctacaTATACACTGTCATTTGTAGGCATCAATAGAAAGTATGAAGCAGAGGTACATACTAGTACTTTACAAACATGTACCTACACATTGTAGACTACAATATTTACcacttttaaaagtttgcattttttttaaagttgtgcattttttaaaagtgcacattttgcaaatgcaatATTGAGAATTTGCggacatttttgacatttttgtgtcatttgcaaactgaaatgaaattctcataaatCCCTAGATACCCTTCAACCACTGAAACTAAGGTCAAACTAAATCTAACAATTCATCAAAAGTAAGCATCCAATCTTGATTGGGAGCATGgcagagggaaagggttaaatccctttTAAGTTAAGTGGGGGAGAGACATAGCTgttagctacatctttaaagtaacttGTAGTTTGGCTCTAAGGTACTGAGTTCATAGGCTTTATTTGACTGCTCAGTCTTCTAATAACTATCTTTTCTATATACAACAGATGTCTTTAGGGTGTATATATGTACATTTGTGTTGAGGTATTTTGatttagactgttaaaataaatgcttttttaatggtatgtttgcttttttaaaggtgTGTGTTTAAGCTAAGTATGCATTTGGTTACTAGAGAAGAATGTTTTTGGAAATTTGAATAAGGTATTAATAGGGCAGTATAAGGGGACTATGCTTTCCCATCGCAATGTAGGAAATTGCTTGGCAACAGCACATAATAGTCTAGCATGTCAGAAGTGTGCACATTTGGTAGATGCTAAAATATCCTTCAAAAGGCAGTTATATTTTCATATTCATATATCTTAATATTATGCTATGTGGAAACATTAAACCCCTGAAGGGGCTATAAATTTTGTGGAATGCTGAGAATTTAAGCATTTCATAACAGGATTTAGCGTAAACCTCAGGTTAAAAAGGAGGTTTAAAACCTTATTTTAAATAGTAATGCAtgaatacttttttatttttcctggaaTGCATTAGTTACACTTCTTTTCCTAAAGTATTGTAGCTGTTTAtataggccaggatccaaagagctacttcagGTACACTTATGgcattcctattattattattattattattattattattattattattattattattagcatagcAGACACCCATGCTATATTGCATATTTGTCTCAGCAGTACAGTTGTACACAGGGGAATTTTCTGATAGTACACTGAAGTTGAACATGgatacttttggggggggggcagagcctaGTGCACTTTCCATTGGTGTCCATTATGCACATATGGAAAACATCTGATAAGGGCTCAAGTTCTACACAAAGAAAACAGGAAGTATATTGCTGATCAGGAACCATCAGCAAGTAGAGATGCAAACAAGTGGAGGTGCACAGACTACCACAGTTCATTGTGCTGTTTTCAATGCCAGATTGTACACATTCACATTTATACGTAGTGCTGGAATTGGCCACACAGGTCATCTAGCCTACCTTCaaccaatgcaggaaatccactgcTACAGGATCCCTGATAGGTAGCCATCCATCATCTGCTTGAGAGACTCTCAAAGAAAGAGAGTGCACCACCTTCCAAGGca
This window encodes:
- the LDLRAD3 gene encoding low-density lipoprotein receptor class A domain-containing protein 3 isoform X1, giving the protein MWLLWLLLGSAEGQLLPWNNFTNECNIPGNFMCSNGRCIPGAWQCDGLPDCFDESDEKECPKAKSKCGSTFFPCASGIHCIIGRFRCNGFEDCPDGSDEENCTANPLLCSTDRFHCRNGLCIDKSFMCDNQNNCQDNSDEESCGNSQEADSSQNYVTTEPQLIFYPSITYAIIGSSAIFVLVVALLALVLHHQRKRNNLMTLPVHRLQHPVLLSRLVVLDHPHQCSVTYNVNNGVQYMSNQAYHRPPDLDSPPSYSEAVLDQSRPPWFDLPPPPYSSETESQSHIDLPPYRSRTGSVVSTDAAVARSPGTVDSSRTRSAIGSMDCHSTLHEIIAEQSDSLMNSVSAREV
- the LDLRAD3 gene encoding low-density lipoprotein receptor class A domain-containing protein 3 isoform X2, translated to MWLLWLLLGSAEGQLLPWNNFTNECNIPGNFMCSNGRCIPGAWQCDGLPDCFDESDEKECPKAKSKCGSTFFPCASGIHCIIGRFRCNGFEDCPDGSDEENCTANPLLCSTDRFHCRNGLCIDKSFMCDNQNNCQDNSDEESCGNSQEADSSQNYVTTEPQLIFYPSITYAIIGSSAIFVLVVALLALVLHHQRKRNNLMTLPVHRLQHPVLLSRLVVLDHPHQCSVTYNVNNGVQYMSNQAYHRPPDLDSPPSYSEAVLDQRPPWFDLPPPPYSSETESQSHIDLPPYRSRTGSVVSTDAAVARSPGTVDSSRTRSAIGSMDCHSTLHEIIAEQSDSLMNSVSAREV